DNA sequence from the Sphaeramia orbicularis chromosome 13, fSphaOr1.1, whole genome shotgun sequence genome:
tgtcaggttctgttctgttccagtcctggttctgttctgttccagtcctggttctgttctatgttccagtcctggttctgttctgttccagtcctggttctgttctatgttccagtcctggttctgttctgttccagtcctggttctgttctatgttccagtcctgtggtctggatgcacatcaacctaactatagaagtgggcgggactttcactggaggagaactcaactcatccactCACAGTccatgtgacttctatcagtgaccagtaagaactagactgatatctggaaccatttacatgttctaaaccatcaacagatggaccagtagaaggaaaggaacatttatatttaaaaaaaaaaatcagcagaggagtcaaagtgtaagttagttcaagggcaTAGAACGGTAGAGGTtcaacacagatattgaataaaagacatgatttaatgctaaacagaaacactttttaaaagttacttttcttattgttttaatgcatttctatggaagagcaactgtttaaaaaaacacacttaaagaaaatttgtggggaaaatataataaaactttagattctaaatgtgaatcatgctgtttttatcagattttgatttgtctttgtttttatgatggttgtattttgttcttagcaactttgcaccctgtgttatcactgtttttacttattacctccgccaaggaggttctgtttttgccagcgtctgtctgtctgtctgtgtgcaagctaactcaaaaagttatggacggatttggatgaaaatttcaggaaatgttgatactggcacaaggaacaaatgattacattttggtggtgatcggagtgaagggggcccacgggggggcccactgatctgccttggtggaggtctgcgctctccgagtgcttctagtttacctATTTAgttccttgttttatgtttcgtatacagcactttggtcagctgtaaagttcttaaagtgcattataagtaacgttggtatggtatggttggGAGTTACTTCTTAAGGCGAAGGTAGCGTTCTGACAGGTCGACAGCAGCTCAGCGTCTTCAGGAAGATCTGTCGAATCTCTGTGGTTCTGATGCCGTAGATGATGGGGTTGAAGCAGCTCAGAAAGAACAGGTACATGGTGCTGAAGAAAACCCGGACGACTGCGGGGAGACGGTTCTGAACCCGATACGACAGAAACGCCACCAGGATGATCATCAGACTGACCGTAATGACCACGATGTGAGTGACACAGGTGTGCAGTGCTTTGACCCCTGACCTTCCGGACCTCAGCACAGAGCTGAAGATGATCACGTAGGACACGGTGATTAAGATGAAGTCAGCGACGGGGATGAAGAACACCGTCAACAGTCCGGCCAGGTTGTTGACGGCGGTGGATCCACAGGCCAGCGCCACCACCGCCATGTGTTCACAGAAACAGTGGTTTATCACGTTTCCACCACAGAACCACAGCTTTCGCACCAGAGTCACTATCAGCATGATCATGAAGACGTTTCTGATGACGAGTGGAACCACAAACTTGATGAACTTCTTTAGCGCCATGTATTCGTGGTAGTGGAGCGGCGTACAGATGGCAAAGTATCGGTCCAGAGACATCCACAGCAGAAGAGTGGACTGGAACGTCCCCAGCAGATGGATGATGAACATCTGTATGAGGCATCCAGTCAGAGAGATTCCCCTCCAGCCCAACGCCAAATTCAACAACATGTGAGGAACGAAGAAGAGCGGGAGGCTCACGTCAACGCCAGACAAGACGGCGATCAGGATGTACATGGGCGAGTGGAGGCTCCTCTGAGACGTGATGGCGTACAGCAGCAGGAAGTTGGCAAACAGCGACAGGACGAACATCACCAAATACGGGATGACGAGGACGGGCCTCAGCGGTCCGAGTTCATCAAAACCATCCAAAATGAAGACCTCATGTGAAGAAACGTTCTCCATCATCAACTGCACCTTGAACCTGCTCAGCCTGGAAACAGACGCAATAAAGTCTGGAGGTTTTTACACACGAAGATTTTGACCGAAATTGTTGCACATTTTACAATGAACACCATAAACACACTGGGTTCCCATAGAGGCGGTGTGGGAGGAGCTTCAGGAGGTCTACCAGGTCTGGAGGTCTACTAGGTCTGGACGTCTACCAGGTCTGGACATCTACCAGGTCTGGAGGTCCAACAGGTCTGGACGTCTACCAGGTCTGGAGGTCCAACAGGTCTGGACATCTACCAGGTCTGGAGGTCTACCAGGTCTGGAGGTCTACTAGGTCTGGACGTCTACCAGGTCTGAAGGTCTACTAGGTCTGGACATCTACCAGGTCTGGAGGTCCAACAGGTCTGGACATCTATCGGGTCTGAAGGTCTACTTGGTCTGGACATCTACCAGGTCTGGAGGTCCAACAGGTCTGAAGGTTTACCAGGTCTGGAGATCTACCAGGTCTGGATGTCTACTGGGTCTGGAGGTCTACTGGGTCTAGAGTTTTAGCAGGTCTGGAGGTCTACTGGGTCTGAAGGTCTACTAGGTCTGGAGATCTATCATGTCTGGAAATCTACCAGGTCTGGAGGTATACTGGATCTGGAGGTCTTCCAGGTCTGGAGCTCTGTCGGGTCTGGAGGTCTACTGGGTCTAGATCTGTAGCAGGTCTGGAGGTCTACTGGGTCTGAAGGTCTACCGGGTCTAGAGGTCTACCACGTCTGGAGGTCTACTGGGTCTAGAGGTCTAGCAGGTCTGGGGGTCTACCAGTTCTAGAAGTCCCGCAGGTCTTGAGGTCTACCAGTAGTAGTGGTCCTGCAGGTCTGGAGGTCTACCAGTTCTAGTGGTCTAGCAGGCCTGGAGGTCTACCAGTTCTAGTGGTCCTGCAGGTCTAGAGGTCTACCAGTTCTAGAGGTCCTGCAGGTCTGGAGGTCAACCAGTTCTAGTGGTCTAGCAGGTCTGGAGGTCTACTGGATCTAGAGGTCTAGCAGGTCTGGAGGTCTACTGGATTTAGAGGTCTAGCAGGTCTGGAGGTCTAGTAGGTCTAGAGGTCTAGCAGGTCTGGAGGTCTAGCAGGTCTAGAAGTCTAGCAGGTCTGGAGGTCTAGCAGGTCTAGAGGACTAGCAGGTCTGGAGGTCTACCGGGTATGGAGGTCCAGCAGGTCTGGAGGTCTAGCAGGTCTAGACGTCTAGCAGGTCTAGAGGTCTACCGGGTGTGGCGGTCCAGCAGGTCTGGAGGTCTAGCAGGTCTGGAGGTCTAGTAGGTCTAGAGGTCTACCGGGTATGGAGGTCCAGCAGGTCTGGAGGTCTAGCAGGTCTGAGGTCTAGCAGGTATCAGTTATCAGTTGGAAAATGTTCCATATACTAATGCATATGCAAATGCTAGTTGCTGTGCATTG
Encoded proteins:
- the LOC115431171 gene encoding olfactory receptor 52K1-like; translation: MMENVSSHEVFILDGFDELGPLRPVLVIPYLVMFVLSLFANFLLLYAITSQRSLHSPMYILIAVLSGVDVSLPLFFVPHMLLNLALGWRGISLTGCLIQMFIIHLLGTFQSTLLLWMSLDRYFAICTPLHYHEYMALKKFIKFVVPLVIRNVFMIMLIVTLVRKLWFCGGNVINHCFCEHMAVVALACGSTAVNNLAGLLTVFFIPVADFILITVSYVIIFSSVLRSGRSGVKALHTCVTHIVVITVSLMIILVAFLSYRVQNRLPAVVRVFFSTMYLFFLSCFNPIIYGIRTTEIRQIFLKTLSCCRPNQNQHPSRPSDRIQNQDQHPSRPSDRIQNQDQHPSRPSDRIQNQNKHPSRPKRTIWVWINAENPQTTSRTKTSIHLDPQTTSRTGTSIHLDPQTTFRTRTSIHLGPQMASRTRTSIHLDPQTTTRTRTSIHLDLKEPCGSGLMKRTLKPHPEPGPAFI